The following are encoded in a window of Apium graveolens cultivar Ventura unplaced genomic scaffold, ASM990537v1 ctg4599, whole genome shotgun sequence genomic DNA:
- the LOC141702060 gene encoding uncharacterized protein LOC141702060 isoform X1: MPAKHKCIWCGKLLFYEHKISIHLKYFGGLNAIRTNKQSKQKKGKNPELNRSEKGKGVESVDEGKEESSKKGKHYNKDKTFGAGSSTNKSEGVEYGSCNGKSTLHSVKWDRIILEEQEASIGMTFVRMGFFTTNCMFDKFLNRLLVIPLSTLAGLSRSVIDYLFCQEPHSKLPDFLVFIIREHKGKIYEVIDKARAFVEVVRDATNFASADTIYGFAAYPSGENCLGNAPLVS, translated from the exons ATGCCAGCTAAACATAAGTGCATTTGGTGTGGAAAGTTATTATTTTATGAACATAAGATATCTATTCACCTGAAATATTTTGGCGGTCTAAATGCTATTAGAACTAATAAGCAGTCGAAACAGAAGAAGGGTAAGAATCCTGAACTAAACAGATCAGAGAAAGGCAAGGGTGTTGAGTCGGTGGATGAAGGAAAGGAGGAGTCTTCAAAGAAAGGGAAGCATTACAACAAGGATAAGACTTTTGGAGCTGGTTCTTCTACCAACAAGTCGGAAGGAGTTGAATATGGATCCTGTAACGGCAAATCTACTTTACACTCCGTGAAATGGGATCGTATTATACTGGAAGAG CAGGAAGCATCCATTGGGATGACTTTTGTTCGGATGGGATTTTTCACAACAAATTGTATGTTTGATAAATTCCTGAATCGGCTACTGGTGATACCCCTTTCTACTCTAGCAGGACTATCGAGAAGTGTTATTGATTATTTGTTTTGTCAGGAGCCACATTCCAAATTACCGGATTTTTTAGTGTTCATAATAAG AGAACACAAAGGCAAGATCTATGAAGTCATTGACAAAGCTAGAGCTTTTGTGGAAGTTGTACGTGATGCTACGAACTTTGCTTCAGCTGATACTATTTATGGTTTCGCAGCATATCCATCTGGGGAGAATTGCTTGGGGAATGCGCCTTTAGTGAGCTAG
- the LOC141702060 gene encoding uncharacterized protein LOC141702060 isoform X2 codes for MPAKHKCIWCGKLLFYEHKISIHLKYFGGLNAIRTNKQSKQKKGKNPELNRSEKGKGVESVDEGKEESSKKGKHYNKDKTFGAGSSTNKSEGVEYGSCNGKSTLHSVKWDRIILEEEASIGMTFVRMGFFTTNCMFDKFLNRLLVIPLSTLAGLSRSVIDYLFCQEPHSKLPDFLVFIIREHKGKIYEVIDKARAFVEVVRDATNFASADTIYGFAAYPSGENCLGNAPLVS; via the exons ATGCCAGCTAAACATAAGTGCATTTGGTGTGGAAAGTTATTATTTTATGAACATAAGATATCTATTCACCTGAAATATTTTGGCGGTCTAAATGCTATTAGAACTAATAAGCAGTCGAAACAGAAGAAGGGTAAGAATCCTGAACTAAACAGATCAGAGAAAGGCAAGGGTGTTGAGTCGGTGGATGAAGGAAAGGAGGAGTCTTCAAAGAAAGGGAAGCATTACAACAAGGATAAGACTTTTGGAGCTGGTTCTTCTACCAACAAGTCGGAAGGAGTTGAATATGGATCCTGTAACGGCAAATCTACTTTACACTCCGTGAAATGGGATCGTATTATACTGGAAGAG GAAGCATCCATTGGGATGACTTTTGTTCGGATGGGATTTTTCACAACAAATTGTATGTTTGATAAATTCCTGAATCGGCTACTGGTGATACCCCTTTCTACTCTAGCAGGACTATCGAGAAGTGTTATTGATTATTTGTTTTGTCAGGAGCCACATTCCAAATTACCGGATTTTTTAGTGTTCATAATAAG AGAACACAAAGGCAAGATCTATGAAGTCATTGACAAAGCTAGAGCTTTTGTGGAAGTTGTACGTGATGCTACGAACTTTGCTTCAGCTGATACTATTTATGGTTTCGCAGCATATCCATCTGGGGAGAATTGCTTGGGGAATGCGCCTTTAGTGAGCTAG
- the LOC141702065 gene encoding uncharacterized protein LOC141702065, protein MWDDQCKESFEVLKTFLTSPPILARALSREALEVYISASNGSVASVLVKDVEGREAPVYYVSHTLKDAETRYPHVEKLVYALAITSRNLRHCFQGRPIKVMTNQPLKRILHRPDMTGRLAAWTVKLSQFHIKYLSHSAIKSQILSVFVVECNFDTSTTEKTLFPQKACTLYVDGSSTTSSGGAAEYEALLTGIRLAIELEVKVLEIFGDSQLVTKQLEDNQWADALSKLASSVAATSEGIYVEERNASFIDMDTPSVDMLKVNEISSIADWRQPILKYILQNKLPQDKGEARAISYMARNYYVLENKLYRRGLVEPLLRCLGPEESHTSIIEVHTGICGDHLGGKNLALKIMR, encoded by the exons ATGTGGGATGATCAATGTAAAGAAAGCTTTGAAGTATTGAAAACTTTCCTGACAAGCCCACCAATTTTAGCAAGAGCATTGTCTCGTGAAGCTTTGGAAGTGTACATCTCAGCCTCTAATGGGTCGGTAGCCTCCGTTCTAGTCAAAGACGTCGAGGGACGTGAAGCCCCAGTTTACTATGTTAGCCATACTCTGAAAGATGCAGAAACTCGCTACCCACATGTGGAGAAACTAGTTTATGCTCTCGCCATAACAAGCAGGAATCTCCGTCACTGCTTTCAAGGGCGTCCTATAAAAGTCATGACTAATCAACCCCTGAAGCGCATCTTGCACAGACCGGATATGACAGGGCGTCTAGCTGCTTGGACGGTCAAACTTAGCCAATTTCACATCAAGTACCTATCCCATAGTGCAATAAAATCCCAAATCCTATCAGTCTTTGTTGTAGAATGCAATTTTGACACATCTACAACTGAAAAAACGCTGTTCCCACAGAAGGCCTGTACTCTTTATGTCGACGGATCCTCAACAACATCATCAGGGGGTGCAG CCGAATACGAAGCATTGTTAACAGGAATACGCCTAGCAATTGAGCTGGAAGTGAAAGTTTTAGAAATATTTGGTGATTCCCAGCTTGTTACCAAACAACT GGAAGACAACCAATGGGCTGACGCCTTGTCTAAATTAGCATCATCCGTCGCTGCAACATCAGAGGGAATTTATGTCGAAGAAAGAAATGCTTCCTTTATTGATATGGATACTCCATCCGTCGACATGCTGAAGGTTAATGAAATCTCCTCTATTGCAGATTGGCGTCAACCTATTTTGAAGTACATCTTGCAGAACAAATTACCACAAGATAAGGGTGAAGCCAGAGCCATTTCATACATGGCAAGAAACTATTATGTGCTAGAAAACAAATTATATCGACGAGGGCTCGTGGAGCCACTACTCCGATGCTTGGGACCAGAAGAGTCTCACACCTCGATAATCGAAGTCCATACAGGAATTTGCGGGGATCATTTGGGTGGAAAGAATTTAGCCCTTAAAATAATGAGGTAA